From the Camelus bactrianus isolate YW-2024 breed Bactrian camel chromosome 4, ASM4877302v1, whole genome shotgun sequence genome, the window GAGCGTGAAATAGCACCACGTGGTACGGAGCACTTAGCACTTGGAGGGTTTAACGTCCTGTTACTGCTATCAGCGCTACCGTGGGAATCGGGAACCTGGAACCAGCTTGAAAGGGTGACCTGCCCTGCAGCTGCCCAGTCCTGCTGGAGGCCCAGAGCCCCTTGTGGGTGGGAGCTTCTTGAAAATACAGATACCCAAGATTCTGATTCACGGGGTCCTGGGTGGGACGAagatgcatatttttttttaacaaacttccTCTTTGAGAAACAGAGCCCCAGACCGACCCCAGCTTCTGACACTGGGGTCTCAGAGCCAGCTTCTTCCCTACCATACCCCACTCCAAGATGGTTGTCAACTCTGAGCTGTCTTCTAGTGTCACACTCACCGCAGTGGGGTTTGGAGGCGGGGCCAGAGACAGTCCCCTGAATTTAGAGCCCCCTAACAGGTGGGCTGGTCCTTGGGAGAGCCCATCTTCCTGGCCTGGTCCCTCCGCGggcccctccctgctgcctctaGGGCCTCTTCAGTCATTGTGATCCGCCCCTCACCCCAGGCCAAGTGGGACTGAGGCTAggggcagagggcggggctgctgTGCTCAGGATGCCAAGGCTGCAGTCACACGAGGGCGTGGGACTCCTGGCCAGGGCAGCCAAGCCCAAGCCAGCGAAGAAGGAACCAGGGTTTGGCTACCCCTCTGGTTCTGGGAGGCTCAGGTGAGTCACGTTTGGGCTGGGTGGCTCTGGAACTTCCACTAGAAGGCTGGGCAGTAAGAATGCCGTGCACCTGGAAACTAAGAGAACCAGTTCTGAGTTGACCCTCTGCTCCTGCCTGCTGTGTGATTCTGGataaatctctcctttctcagggCTCCATGGTGAAATGGACTTTTGGGCCCCCATCTGTGGCTCTTGAAACACCAGACTAACTAGATGATTTCTAAGAAGCCCTCCAACCCTTACTTgctgcaaacatttattgaacaaatactATGTGCAAGGCTTGGGAATTCAGAGATGCAAGAAGCTTTGAGGTCAGCAGGCTGGCCAGACCCAAAAGGCCTTGGAGTCCAGGTGTAGGGAAGGGATTTTGTCTTCCATTGACAAGAAGCAAAGTTAGGGGTGGATTTTTAGGTGCCCCTAAAAGAGTTAGGCTCAGAGCTGCCCCCCAAATATTACAGACACCTCCAGCAATTGAGATTGTCCAAGTTTATCCCCTTGCCGTAGAGACATGGAAAATGATGCTTGGGAGAAAGGCCCAAGCCAGGGGGACCAAGTCGAACCTAAAGTACCCTAGAGAGGTACTTTAGAGGTGCCAAATAATATGGACAGATTTGGGGGACTCAACAGCAGGTGACCCTTTTCAGCGCACCCCTCACCATAGCTTTCATTTCATTAGAGCAACACACTTTAAGCACCTGCTGTGGAACGCCCAGAGGAAATCACTGTAAATCTAAGTCAGGATGTCAGTTTAGGAAAAAAGAACTTATGATGAATATTGTGACTATTATGATACATATGAATATTGTGATGAATTTTATGAAGCAGCTTCTATTTACTGAGAGCTCGCTCCAAGCACAGGGCTGAAGGCTTGATGCACAATGTCCCACAAATTTAACCCTCAGAATGTTGGAAGGTGAGTAATTATTACATCTATCTTGCAGAAAAGGATACTGAGGCTTGAAGAGGTTCACAAGGTCTACCTATCTGCAAACTCACATTTCCATCAAGGCTGCTTCAGGGAACTCTCTGGAATTTCTGTGTATGGGAGATTAGGGGAGGCAACCTTTTTGGAATGGAAACTTAATGGACTTGTTCTGCTTATTTGGAGTGGCAACCTCATGGCACTGCCAGaggtattttctcttctttctttttttttttttttttttgatctgtgcATTATTTAAAGATGTTCATTGTTACTGGTGGGATTAAGGCTTGAATGAAactttccctccccctctttaCCCAGTGGAAACCCACAGAAGGCTCATTTTTAAAAGTCCAGCCTCGCCGCCTCCAAAAGAGCTGATGCGCAAGCTGGAGGCGGGACAGGGTCTGCACAGCGGCAGTCTCCTTAAGACCATGAGGCTCTCCCGATACTAAACTCCCGTTAGGTTCCCAGCCCACAGGGCGGGGCAAGCCGATCACGGGGCGGAGCCCACCTCGGCCCCGCCCCTCCAGGCGCCCGGAAGTGATGTAAGCGGACAAAGGCGGCGCCAGCCGCGAGGTGTCGCTTCTGGCCGAGGTCTGACGGAGCTGGTTGTGGGTTTGTGGGGTCTTCGCCTCCGcagccctcccttcctctttctggtCCTCTTCTCCCGCGTCCCGGGAGCCCCCGCCCGGGTGAGTAGTGCGAGgcggagcggggggggggggggccgcgGCGGCCGCCGGGAGAGGGGAGGTCCCGGCCCCCAACTGCCTCGGTGCCCTGAGGCCCCGGCTCTTCACGTGATCCGGGCTCAAGCCGGCCGGGCCTCACGTGCGCGCTCGGGGGAGGTCGGCGGGCCGGGCCTGGGCCCCgggttgggggtggaggaagGCCGATGCCCCCCCGAAGCCTGACCAATGCACTCCCCTACGCCAGCTCCCCCCGCAGCAAGTCCCTCTCCcgttctgagcctcagtttcccctgtgAGAAACGAAGGTAAGGAGAGCACCCACTAGGAAGATGGGTGTGAGGATTCAGTAAAATGCTCAGATCAGAGTCGCCCGCAGGGTAATGCCTGTTACATGGAAGTTGCTGTCATATTTCACTTTGGACCTGACCCCAGTTACGGCTCAACATAGGTGCCACTCAAAAGACAGCCCACTGCCAAGAGCCCTTGGAGTCAAGGTCAGCCTGTTGGCAGAGAGGCTGCCATTTCAGAAGGCCCGGGCTTTGCTGCCCATCAACTCTGTGATCTCTCTCTCTGGACCCTGGTTTCTTCGTCTGAACCATAAAGGGTAGAAACAGCTGGTGTCAGAAGCTTTGCCGGTAAGGCTGGGCAGTATTGCACATGGTCTGGATGTATGGAATCTGCCCAGTAAGATGGGATGAGCCCCTGGGAGGACTAGGGCTTTGACCAGGGTAAGAAGTCTGGATTCTGCCAAATCCTGTTCCTGGCTTCCTCTGTGTGTGCATCACTCCATTATTGGAATGGTTTTTCTCCCTGTAAACTACGGACTGTGGGAGTGTTGGAAGTACACGTGGAATGCTTTGGTGGAGGCCAGAAGCCACAATCACAAAGATAGAGTCTCTAAAACCTGCAGTATTTCCCCGTTTACATGGATTGGAATCTCAGTCCCCTCCTACGTGGACTGGTAGAGCTGTTTGAGTCTGCGTTAAGTCATAATCCCTTAGGTGTGGCCAACACGCTAAGGTTTATAGGGCCTTTCAGTGCATTTTCTCATTAGATCTTCACACTTGGCAGAGAGAATTCATGAGAATCTCATTTGACAGAGAGTTTTACGTTTGAGATTGATATGTGCCCAGCAACGTATGGATCACTTTATACTTTTATATCCACGTCTGACCATCACAGCCTTCCTGTAAATATTGCTGTTGCCATTTCATAGATAGACACTTACTTAAACTGAGGTTGTGTCTTACCTGAGTTTACACAGCCGATGAGAAGCGAAGCTGGGATTCAGACCTGGTTCATTTTAGTCCATCTGAGCCTTTGCTTTTTaatccccttctttttttttttttttttttctttgtcttccttactccctccctccctttctctttcataGAGCACCCTGCCATTCTCATAAGTCCGACTGCTGTCCACACAGATCCAGGGAGAACAGGCCCTGTCCTATAATACGGTGTGGGAGGGAAGAGGTGGCTTCAGGCAGGCTCTTGCCTCCTGTTGCTTCCGGTCTTTTTCTTAGAGACTGGAGAGGAGGATGAGATCAGCCTGCAGAGCCTGATGGGGACAGTCCTAACACCGTTCTCTCCCACGGATCCTGGGAGAAGAGTAGTAACTGGAGCGGCTGCCTGGGTGTTTCCCTGAACGCCTTTGGCAGGGGAGGTGTTGGCCAGATGACCATGAAGGATGCACAGACACATTCTACTGGCTGAGGAGTGGTTCTCTGAGAAAGGGTTCCTCTTCCCCTCCAAGCTGGACTGGAGCACCCACCAAGCCAGCCTGGGCCCAGGTGCcttccccctccctgcagccaggTAGCTCCTCGCTGTGATCTGGACAGAGTGGAGGAGGACTTCCTGCAGTCTGACAACCCAGCTGTTCCCTCTGACTCCTGGGGACCTGCCCACCCCAATCTGGACGCCCAGAAGCAAAGTGTAGACAGGGCCCCAGAAGTCACGTTTAGTAATGAATCTAAGCTGCTAGAACAAATGTCAGAGTTATACTTGCCATTTCCCAGCCTATGTGTGCCTGGCTGGTTCCTAGAATCTGCCTGTAAGTAGAATGCTTGTAAATTAGATTATTCGGGAGACCTTGACATTTAAAGGAATCATGTTGTAAGGCTTTGGGGAAAGCAAAAAATTATATTGTCAGTAATGGGCTTCAGCCTTATCAGGTTTCAGTGGTTAGATTTTTgtctgtaggattttttttttaaagtgcaaaatGACTAGCTGCACAAAGGTCCTTCTTTGATTCATTCAGCAACCAATTAGTAAACACCCACCTTGTAACAGGTGTAAGGCTGATGGTGTATGAGGTAATGTCCCTGCTCCTGGGAAGCTCACCTCCCAGGAGGGTAGGCCAACAGATAGAATACAGCCAGGTAAGTGTCCAACTGCAGATTTATTTGGTTCATTTGATCAGAAGGGAGCTTTTTGTTGAATACCTGTGTGCTACGCGGGATGCAAGAGAAATACAGTAATGCATCCTGGTGTCCACTGCTTTCTAAAGAGTTCCCAGTCCAGTGGGGAGATGGATACAGATACAGAACCAGAGATTTGTCAAGGCTGGTGGGCGGTACGGGGGACAGGGCTGAACTTGCTGAGCCTGTGGGCTCATCTCCCACACCCGCTTTCTCTGTCCACACTGCAGCCCGCCCAGGCCATCACCAGTTCTCTGTGTAGCATGCGTGTCATGCCTCTTCTGCTCTGTCCCCATCCAGAACATTCCTTGTCCTAAGCCCGGCTCAGGGGCTGCCTTCTCTCGGCTGCTGCCTCGTCTCCCATTTGGAAAGGACTCCTCCATCCCCTGAGTTTCCATAGCACTTTGTGGCTCAACAAAGGGTCCTTGTTTCTGCCTTGTTTTTGATGGTTCCATTTCTTCCTGTCTCTCCTCTGGATTGTAAGCTCTCAGGGGGTCGGACTTGATCTGGACAAGCCTCACAGCAGCTGGGACAGCACCTGCCCATGGTGACCATCTGTAGCTGAGAGCCATGCCTAGGTGGAGAGATGTGATCCTCCGACCCTTCCTGTCGTGGTGCGGATGTCCCTCCCTGAGTGTGGCACCGTCGAACCGTCCCCCCCTCCTATGCAGCACTGGGGCCTCAGCTCTGCCGCCAGGGCCTGGCTGCTGCTTCCTGACCCGTCTGCTTTCACTCTTCCCACAGTCCACACAGCCTTCCAGAAGCATACAACTCAGGCCACTCCCTGCTTATCCTAGAGGAGTGCAAGCTCATCGCTCTTAGTGTGGAGTGTAGACTACTAAATGTAACCTGCAGGACCCGAGGTTTCCCATTGGAAGGTTCTCCACACACTTTCCTCCCGAAGCAGCCGTCCTGACTGCTTAGCAAACACGTCCTCCGTCTTAGTTTCAGCTGGTGTGTCCTGTCCCCAGGGGTGTCTGCCCTGATGCCCTGGGCACGCTTGGTTCCTCGGGCTGTTCCCTTCTAGCCGCAGTACCTCTGCCATCctcacacacacaattatgtgtGTCCGTTGTCCTGGTTCACAGCCCGGAGCCTGGCAGAGTCTGCCTCATGGGTAACGAAGGACTGGACCCTGCAGTGAGTTTGTTTCTGTGCTCACGAGAGAGGAAGGCAGGTGTGGGGCTCCTTGGGCCCCTGTCGGGACCAGCTGAAATTTCTGCTGTAGGAGGCCTGGGTTCtttgctgtgttttcctttctcttaagtGCAGGTTGGGGGTCTCTGTATCCTGGGGTCAGAAGCTACTGAGTCAGATGTCATGAAGAGTAAGGAAGGAACCAGAAGCCAGGACTCTGGGTCTCCTGCTCTGACATGAAGATAGCTTTGTAAAATGACTTGAATGCAAGAGACAGAAGGCACTGCCATCCAAAGGGTGGAAGCAGATTTGGGGACACTGGCCATTCCTCTTTGTCAGGCAGGATCGTGTGACCAGGAAAAGCACGGTGTGGGACTCGGGCCCTCAACCAGGCTCCTTTACTCTTTTCTATTTAGGAGGCGCCACTGCTGAATTTGGTGCCTGAGCAGAGACGTGGTTGGTGACAGCATGACGAGTGAGGTGATCGAAGATGAGAAACAATTCTATTCCAAGGCCAAGACGTACTGGAAGGAGGTCCCACCCACCGTGGACGGCATGCTCGGGGGGTATGGCCACATCTCCAGCATCGACATCAACAGCTcccggaagttcctgcagaggtTCCTGAGGGTAGGCAGGTCTGGTGTGCTCtccaggaggagaggacatggCGCTGGTGGCCCTGCCTGGTCTGCATGGGGCACCACCTTCACCATGCAGGGTCTCCGGTTCTCTGCCGGTGTCTGCCACCCCCGCCTCGGAGAGCGGGTGGGGCGACTTGTAGACTCTTCCTCAAGGTTACCAGACGGGACAGGGCTGTTAGGCTGGGGCCTCCCGGGTGCCAGAACGAAGCAGTCTTCTGGCAaactgtccagtttttccagagGCAAAACCTTTGCTCTTCTGCTGTGTTGGCAAGCATTTGGGCTATAGGTGTTGGCTGTTCTGCAGAACACAGGCTCCTAGTTACTCGCCCCACCGCCCTCCTTTGCATCAGGCTGGCATTGCCCTGGGTCTGCATCCTTGTCTCCAGGAGGCTGCTGCTTGCTCCCCGCTCCACCCACCTTCCATTTTCCCAGATTGGCACACTGCTTGCCCTCTTCCATTCCTTCACTGCTTGAACCGTTTTTATTCTTGCTCTGCTGTCATTTTAATGGGGTCTCAGGAGTGAGATGAATGCACCTATTCAAGTCAGTACCTTTATGTGGAAGCTGGCTTTTGTTTTAGATACGTGTGGCTCAGAAAAAGCGTGCTGTGCTCACACACTCTGACGTCCCCACCAGTGCCAGCTGCCAGTCTGGGCCCAGCCCTGATTTGAGTCGTCCCAGGGCTTATGAAGAACAGCCCCTTCACAGGGACAGGGCGCCTCTGGCTTCCTAATCCTTAGCGCCTGCCTCCTCTGCTTTTAGGAAGGCCCGAACAAGACGGGAACCTCGTGTGCCCTGGACTGCGGAGCTGGCATCGGGAGAATCACCAAGCGGCTGCTCTTGCCTCTCTTCGCGGTGGTGGACATGGTGGACGTGACGGAGGACTTTCTGGTCAAGGCTAAGACCtacctgggggaggagggcaagAGAGTGAGGAACTACTTCTGCTGTGGGCTCCAGGACTTTAGCCCAGAGCCCAGCTCTTACGACGTCATCTGGATCCAGTGGGTAATAGGTGAGCATCCCCTGGCCCTTATCCGCCTTCCCGCGCATCTCAGAGGCTGGGCTTCCCTACGCCTCGGGAGCCTTGaatcctccccctgctccccagaCTCCACCTAAAAGGTTCATCTGCTTCCATGTTTTGTTTTGACTCAATACCTGCTACAACCCACTTGGGGGCAGTTTTTggttgaaaaaatttaaattgccaATAACTTACTGCATTCAAAGAATGTGGAAATGAGTTTTTGTAAGTAAGGGGTTTTTAGTCAGAGGAAAAGTTGAAGCCTtggctcccctgccccaccccaccgtTCGCGGTGAACGAGCCCTACTCTGTCCACATCCTGTCCTGCGCCCACTTAGCCTAACAGCACAGCCAGGGTGCTCTTCTCAGGCTGCTGACTTGGCGGCAGGCCCCCTCCTCCAAGGTGGGCAGCACAGGCCTGCTAGGGACATGCTCGGTCGGGCCTGTAGTTTGTGGTCCCCAAAAAGCCTGTCTCAAGTTTTAATGTAGGGAAGGAACTCTGTTTGGCACAGGCCCCTAATCCAGGCCTAGGAGGGGCGAGTGGCATGGAGGGCAGGTGTTGGGCAGGGCCTGGAAGTCACCCAGTCAGGGTGAAACCCCAGCTGCGTACTTTCTGATTGCCATCAGGTAGGTGACTTCGAGCGTTTCCTCTTAAGATGGGGCCTGGTAAACCCCTCCAGGCTGCTGGGAGCCAGTGAGCCCTGTGTGTTAAGCACAGAGTAAGTGCCCGGTAAGTCAGTAAGAGGTGGCGGAAAGAAAGGCAGTGGTGAAGTGCCCATGTCCTTCCCCGGTAAcggcctcctccttccccaggccaCCTGACCGATCAGCACCTGGCCGAGTTCCTGCGGCGCTGCAAGCGGGGCCTCCGCCCCAACGGCATCATCGTCATCAAAGACAACATGGCCCAGGAGGGCGTCATCCTGGATGACGTGGACAGCAGCGTGTGCCGGGACCTCGACGTGGTCCACAGGATCATCCGCAGCGCGGGCCTCAGCCTCCTGGCCCAGGAGCGGCAGGAAAACCTCCCGGACGAGATCTACCACGTGTACAGCTTAGCCCTGAGATGAGCAGGGGCTGGCAAGAGAGCGGGACCAGTGTGGGCGGGGGAGCCAGCAGCGGGCAAGGTCCAGAAGCTCCACGTGGATGGTTCGGGAGTGTTGAGTGAGGCCACTAAATACACCTGTCTGCCGTCCACTCACTATACAGACTCTTCTTACAGAGGCACGGTGGGACCCCGCGGGGAGGGGTGCCGCCGAGTGGGGCGGTGAGGCGggagcctggctctgctgctgtgagaggtgggggttggggagggccctgGTGCTCCCCATGTGGGAACCCGGCGACCCCAGCAGAAGCAGAGATTCCCTGATCTCCAGTAACGCCACCTGGCCTTCCTGCCACTGGCTTGGCTGCCTTAAGAGGAAGAGAATAACCCTTAACTCTGCTGTTGAGGACTTTGCctcaggggaggaggggctgggctggtgggACCTGCGGCTTCCTGAGCCCCCCGGCTGCCTTGAGCCCACGTGGTGCCTGCCGTATCGTGCAGCTGGTGGGATGTCCACGTTCTGAGTCCTGTTTAGAGATAGGCCCTGGTGTCCTTACTGTGATCACTGCCGTGGCCTGCAGCAAGGGGAGGGGCCCGGAGCCTCACTCGGCTGCACCTTGTGGCTCCTCCTTGGTGggcattttcattaaaaataaaagggagacGCCTTGTATGTGACATCCCTAGCCAGTCTGGAGTGGTGCTTTTCTTAACAGGGACAGCAGTGTCGCGCTACTTGAAAACTGTTCTCCAAAATGCTGCATCTGATGTGTCATCTCTTCCACAGGATCCTCTGTCCTGGAGTAGGGCGGCTGTGGCGGGAAGTGCGGGGTGGGGAGTGGGTTATACAAGGACCTTTAAGgccaaaagaaaatttaattttataatataaatatatcatttacTTGCCTCAGTTTGTCTCCAAGGCATTTACACAATTCACAATTCACAATGACCACTGTGTGTGACTTGCAAACGGCTTGGTGAGGGCTCAGGGTGGGGCGGTAGCTGGCTTTCAGTCTTGGTGGCTTTCTCCATCTGATGAACCCCTCacaaaatgacacattttggAAAGCATAGCCCCTGGTCGTGCATGATTGCTTTTTAGAAGGCATGGTCCCCAAGACCTCAGGTTTGGCACAGAGCTGCCACCAGAGCCCAACCCTGTGCCTTGGCAGGCAGGGTGGTGGGTGACCTGGCCCCAGAGCTACAGAAGTGGCAGGAGTCAGCTCTCCCTGCCCACCAAAAACACTTCTGGACAGAATCCAGAGTGAAGAGGCGGGAGTAAAGGGCCTCGGCCCGGCTGCACCCCCACAGGCCCCTCCCGCCTCCTTTAGCTTCACCTGTCTCCAGGCAGCACGGGCCTGTCTTGGAGCTCCCCTGCTTCTGCAAATGCCCAGCACTCCCCTCAAATGAAGAGGGGATAAGCTTGTCCCAAATCTAAACCCCGGCCCTTATTCCAATATGGGTTGAGACTTGGGggcactggcagggggaagccgaGGCAGTCTCTCTGAAGATGGAAGCCTTTCCCCACTGCAGTGGTTGTGGCCGCTGCGCTCCACCTGGCTTTCTTTGTACTCAGTAAGGATCAAGTCTCGCCTCCAACCTGCACCTTCTGACAGACAGGACCGAAGTTTCTCCCTAAGGTGCCACAGGTACTGAAATCCACCAGCAGGCTGACTGAGCTGCCCAGACGCCGTCCCCTGTGTCCGGAGCCGTCAGATGTCATCTTCCACGGTGCCGCTGTGCTCACTGAGGAGGTACCACTTCAGCCTGTCAGGCAGAGGGAGAGCTTTGACCTTCGCGTCCACTGGCCACGGCTGAAGGTAGAGCCGGATGTAAACGCGACACAGGTGCTTGAGGGGTGGGGGGTAGCTCTCCAGCTGCCTCAGGGAGCCATGGAGGGCCTGGATCTTTTCTGCCAGGCTGCCCACAGGGTGAATGTCGAAGTTTTCAGGCAGCTGAAGTTTCTGGGAATTAGTCACCATGAGATCCAGGACGGTCTCGGCTTTGCGCAGTAGGTCCACGTGGCTCTCGTCTTCGGCACAGCCTGGGTGGGAACAGAGCCTCTCAAAGATGATGTGGAAGCCGGACCAGCAGGATGCGCCATGCAGAGAACAGTTATAGGCGGCTCCGGACTCCAGCAGGAAGCGCAGGAGCGGGAAATGCAGCTTAAAGCTCTTGAGGCAGATGTGTGTGAGGGACTCGTGGGCCGGGCACTCGCTGGGGTCAGCCCCGTGAGCCAGCAGCAACTGCGTTACTTGGAAGCAGAAGCGGTTGATCAACTGGGCCTCCTCCTTGTCCCCTCCCACCGTCTCACCCAGCAGGAAGATGATGCAGGTAAACACGGTGTCCCCATCTTTGGTGGTAGCCTTGACGTCTGCCCCTGGAAGAGCCAGAAGGAGAACAGAAGGTGGGAGATGGCCTTAAACCCTTCCCAAGTAATACTTCATGTTCCAGGCGGTGGGGAGAGCCCGCAGAGACCAAGTGCAGTGGGAAAGGATGACGCTGGGGAACAGCCTGGGCTTGGGCCTCACCTCCTTCCAGTAAGAGCCGGATGTTCTCGGTGTTGTGGATCTGCACCCCGTCACTGCTGGCCAAGGCATGGAGCAGAGCAGTCTTTCCTGGGGAGGGAGAGTgagtgaggaggagagggaagccaGGAAGCCAAGGGCGGGGCAGCCCCAGAGGTGGAGGGGAAATACAGACACACAGGGTCAGAACACAATGAACTTGAAAAGCTACTGATATCTCAGCCAGGGTGGAGGGTGACAAGTTTCTGGTCACTCTCTCCACCCACACTCAGGTGGGAACCGAAGGGCCAGAAGTAGAACTTTTCTGGACCCTGAGATGCTACCTGCGACCCAGGCTGGGTCTCTCCCAGTAGGAGGCCCTGTCCCTCAGAAGCTGAGCGCACACATACCCCATTTCCTCCTACAGGCAGCCCTCAACGCACTGCCTCAGCAAGTCAGCAAAACGCACCAGCGTAGCCTGGCTGTGCTGTGCCATCAGATGGGCTGCATCCAGCCCAGGGTACCTGGTTGTGCTCACAAGGCAACTCAGCCCAGGCCCGTCTGTTTCTCTAGAGGAGGCACCCACCATGCTTGTCGGCGGCGTTGACATCTGCTCCAAGATCCAGGAGGCGCTGCAGGCAGGGCAGGCGCTCTGGCTCCTCGCTGGCCAGGTCCAAGGGGCTGCTCTCGTGGATCTGAGCCCAGAAAGCACAGCC encodes:
- the NTMT1 gene encoding N-terminal Xaa-Pro-Lys N-methyltransferase 1 isoform X1; this encodes MTSEVIEDEKQFYSKAKTYWKEVPPTVDGMLGGYGHISSIDINSSRKFLQRFLREGPNKTGTSCALDCGAGIGRITKRLLLPLFAVVDMVDVTEDFLVKAKTYLGEEGKRVRNYFCCGLQDFSPEPSSYDVIWIQWVIGHLTDQHLAEFLRRCKRGLRPNGIIVIKDNMAQEGVILDDVDSSVCRDLDVVHRIIRSAGLSLLAQERQENLPDEIYHVYSLALR
- the NTMT1 gene encoding N-terminal Xaa-Pro-Lys N-methyltransferase 1 isoform X2, which gives rise to MVDVTEDFLVKAKTYLGEEGKRVRNYFCCGLQDFSPEPSSYDVIWIQWVIGHLTDQHLAEFLRRCKRGLRPNGIIVIKDNMAQEGVILDDVDSSVCRDLDVVHRIIRSAGLSLLAQERQENLPDEIYHVYSLALR
- the ASB6 gene encoding ankyrin repeat and SOCS box protein 6 isoform X1; translated protein: MAFLGRNEPEVRGSLPARSSGLGGRSGRLWRLDQQWPELAETAAAGTRPVGILASAEGAAAAMPFLHGFRRIIFEYQPLVDAILGSLGIQDPERQEPLDGPSYVASEESRILVLTELLERKAHSPFYQEGVSNALLKMAELGLTRAADVLLRNGANLNFEDPVTYYTALHIAVLRNQPDMVELLVRHGADINRRDRIHESSPLDLASEEPERLPCLQRLLDLGADVNAADKHGKTALLHALASSDGVQIHNTENIRLLLEGGADVKATTKDGDTVFTCIIFLLGETVGGDKEEAQLINRFCFQVTQLLLAHGADPSECPAHESLTHICLKSFKLHFPLLRFLLESGAAYNCSLHGASCWSGFHIIFERLCSHPGCAEDESHVDLLRKAETVLDLMVTNSQKLQLPENFDIHPVGSLAEKIQALHGSLRQLESYPPPLKHLCRVYIRLYLQPWPVDAKVKALPLPDRLKWYLLSEHSGTVEDDI